The following proteins are encoded in a genomic region of Athene noctua chromosome 9, bAthNoc1.hap1.1, whole genome shotgun sequence:
- the VPS4A gene encoding vacuolar protein sorting-associated protein 4A, whose translation MTTTTLQKAIDLVTKATEEDKAKNYEEALRLYQHAVEYFLHAIKYEAHSDKAKASIRAKCMQYLDRAEKLKEYLRSRDKQGKKPVKESQNDNKGSDSDSEGENPEKKKLQEQLMGAIMMEKPNVRWSDVAGLEGAKEALKEAVILPIKFPHLFTGKRTPWRGILLFGPPGTGKSYLAKAVATEANNSTFFSVSSSDLMSKWLGESEKLVKNLFELARQHKPSIIFIDEVDSLCGSRNENESEAARRIKTEFLVQMQGVGNSSDGILVLGATNIPWVLDSAIRRRFEKRIYIPLPEEAARTQMFKLHLGNTPHCLTEANIQELARKTDGYSGADISIIVRDALMQPVRKVQSATHFKKVRGPSRTTPGVLVDDLLTPCSPGDPGATEMTWMEVPSDKLMEPIVCMSDMLCSLATTRPTVNAEDLLKVKKFMEDFGQEG comes from the exons ATGACAACGACCACCCTGCAg AAAGCCATCGACCTGGTGACCAAAGCCACCGAGGAGGACAAGGCCAAGAACTACGAGGAGGCGCTGCGGCTGTACCAGCACGCCGTGGAGTACTTCCTGCACGCCATCAAAT ATGAGGCGCACAGCGACAAGGCGAAGGCGAGTATCCGAGCCAAGTGCATGCAGTACCTGGACCGGgcggagaagctgaaggagtatctGCGCAGCAGGGACAAGCAGGGCAAGAAGCCGGTCAAAGAGTCCCAAAATGACAACAAGGG gagCGACAGTGACAGCGAGGGCGAGAACCCCGAGAAGAagaagctgcaggagcagctgatGG GTGCCATCATGATGGAGAAGCCCAACGTGCGGTGGAGCGACGTGGCTGGCCTGGAGGGAGCCAAGGAAGCCCTGAAGGAAGCCGTGATCCTGCCCATCAAGTTCCCGCACTTGTTTACCG GGAAGCGCACGCCCTGGAGAGGGATCCTGCTCTTCGGGCCCCCCGGCACCGGCAAGTCCTACTTGGCCAAAGCGGTGGCCACTGAGGCCAACAACTCCACCTTCTTCTCGGTGTCATCCTCAGACCTGATGTCAAAGTGGCTGGGAGAGAGCGAGAA GTTGGTGAAGAACCTCTTTGAGCTGGCGAGGCAGCACAAGCCCTCCATCATCTTCATCGACGAGGTGGATTCGCTGTGCGGCTCCCGCAACGAGAACGAGAGCGAGGCCGCCCGGCGCATTAAGACGGAGTTCCTGGTGCAGATGCAGG GTGTGGGGAACAGCAGCGACGGGATCCTGGTGCTGGGTGCCACCAACATCCCCTGGGTGCTGGACTCGGCCATCAGGAGACG GTTCGAGAAGCGCATCTACATCCCGCTGCCCGAGGAGGCGGCCCGGACCCAGATGTTCAAGCTCCACCTGGGTAACACCCCGCACTGCCTGACCGAGGCCAACATCCAGGAGCTGGCCCGCAAGACCGACGGCTACTCGGGGGCCGACATCAGCATCATCGTGCGGGACGCCCTGATGCAGCCCGTGCGCAAGGTGCAGTCAGCCACCCACTTCAAAAAG GTCCGCGGTCCCTCCCGCACCACCCCCGGCGTGTTGGTGGACGATCTCCTGACGCCGTGCTCACCCGGTGACCCCGGTGCCACCGAGATGACCTGGATGGAAGTGCCCAGCGACAAACTGATGGAGCCCATCGTCTGCATG TCGGACATGCTGTGCTCACTGGCCACCACCCGCCCCACCGTCAACGCCGAGGATCTGctgaaagtgaagaaattcaTGGAGGACTTTGGACAGGAAGGTTAA
- the COG8 gene encoding conserved oligomeric Golgi complex subunit 8 isoform X3: MAAVAEEARLLAWLRGPAAAGSGGPELSAYVAELAALGLAELGREPARLAAERARVGAETRRLAFEHYRAFIRSAECTGRAGRGFGGIESRLGSLLGRLPALQDACRNFMRDAEEIACSRRMNSLTLNRHTEILEILEIPQLMDTCVRNGYYEEALELAAYVRRLERKHSSIPVIQGIVDEVRQSAQLMLNQLIQQLRTNIQLPACLRVIGYLRRMDVFTEAELRIKFLQARDAWLRSIQASIPDDDPYFHITKTIEACRVHLFDIVTQYRAIFSDEEPLLPPEGQALNEGAIFHGWVLQKVSEFLRTLERDLRRGVGGRLDSLLGQCMYFGLSFSRVGADFRGQLAPLFQHVAAAAFRKAVEEAVEKFREEMNSYTLISTPAVLGGSGGVPVPTAQPGTLQPPMVLLDFPPLACFLNGLLVAFNDLRLCCPIALAQDVTASLEDALGEVTKTILAFHRAEEAAFSGREQELFVQFCTAFLEDLLPYLNRCLQVLFPPAQIAQALGVDEAGEPVSWEATGWAARIVQHEMDHLDGILYIDRMDPRTFTNVSWRELLD, from the exons ATGGCGGCGGTGGCGGAGGAGGCCCGGCTCCTGGCCTGGCtccgcggcccggcggcggcgggctccGGCGGCCCCGAGCTCTCCGCCTACGTGGCCGAGCTGGCGGCGCTGGGGCTGGCGGAGCTGGGCCGGGAGCCGGCGCGGTtggcggcggagcgggcgcggGTCGGGGCGGAGACGCGCCGCCTGGCCTTCGAGCACTACCGGGCCTTCATCCGCTCCGCCGAGTGCACCGGCCGCGCCGGCCGCGGCTTCGGCGGCATCGAGAGCCGCCTCGGCAGCCTGCTGGGCCGCCTACCCGCCCTCCAGGACGCCTGCCG GAACTTCATGCGCGACGCCGAGGAGATCGCCTGCAGCCGGCGCATGAACAGCCTGACGCTGAACCGGCACACGGAGATCCTGGAGATCCTGGAGATCCCGCAGCTCATGGACACCTGCGTCCGCAACGGCTACTACGAGGAAGCGCTGGAGCTTGCAGCCTACGTGCGCCGGCTGGAGAGGAAGCACAGCAGCATCCCCGTCATCCAG GGCATCGTGGACGAGGTGCGACAGTCTGCCCAGCTGATGCTGAACCAGCTCATCCAGCAGCTCCGCACCAACATCCAGCTGCCGGCCTGCCTGCGGGTCATCGGCTACCTGCGGCGCATGGACGTCTTCACGGAGGCCGAGCTGCGCATCAAGTTCCTGCAGGCGCGGGACGCCTGGCTGCGCTCCATCCAGGCCTCCATCCCCGACGACGACCCTTACTTCCACATCACCAAGACCATCGAGGCCTGCCGCGTCCACCTCTTCGACATCGTCACCCAGTACCGCGCCATCTTCTCCGACGAGGAGCCGCTCCTGCCCCCCGAGGGGCAGGCCCTCAACGAGGGGGCCATCTTCCACGGCTGGGTGCTGCAGAAGGTCTCCGAGTTCCTGCGGACGCTGGAGCGCGACCTCCGGCGCGGGGTGGGCGGCCGCTTGGACTCGCTGCTGGGGCAGTGCATGTACTTCGGGCTCTCCTTCAGCAGGGTGGGCGCCGATTTCCGCGGGCAGCTGGCCCCCCTCTTCCAGCACGTGGCCGCCGCCGCTTTCAGGAAGGCGGTGGAGGAGGCGGTGGAGAAGTTTCGGGAGGAGATGAATTCCTACACGCTCATCTCCACCCCGGCCGttctggggggcagcgggggggtgcCGGTGCCCACGGCCCAGCCGGGAACGCTGCAGCCGCCCATGGTGCTGCTGGATTTCCCGCCCCTCGCCTGCTTCCTCAATGGCCTCCTCGTCGCCTTCAATGACCTGCGGCTCTGCTGCCCCATCGCCCTGGCCCAGGATGTCACCGCCAGCCTGGAGGACGCGCTCGGCGAG GTGACCAAAACCATCCTGGCCTTCCACCGCGCGGAGGAGGCAGCTTTCAGCGGGCGGGAGCAGGAGCTCTTTGTCCAGTTCTGCACGGCCTTCCTGGAGGACCTGCTGCCCTACCTCAACCGCTGCCTCCAGGTCCTCTTTCCCCCGGCACAGATCGCGCAGGCGCTGG GCGTGGACGAGGCCGGGGAGCCGGTGAGCTGGGAGGCGACGGGCTGGGCCGCCCGCATCGTCCAGCACGAGATGGATCACCTGGACGGGATCCTCTACATCGACCGCATGGACCCTCGCACCTTCACCAACGTCAGCTGGAGGGAGCTGCTGGActga
- the COG8 gene encoding conserved oligomeric Golgi complex subunit 8 isoform X4, with protein MAAAAGRRLWGRAPPAPPTRGCGNAAGWDERERSYWRALRRRVLGPPAPPFAAPCQVGAPVLRAAAAAVGPEGLGGPELRRLAAALAAGLRRGPCLGLSAPQLGVPLRVFAAELTPARCHRYPPELRRAHRIEPFPLRLLVNPALRVLDSRIVTAPEGCASLQGFSAYVPRHWAVHVSGVDEAGEPVSWEATGWAARIVQHEMDHLDGILYIDRMDPRTFTNVSWRELLD; from the exons atggcggcggcggcggggcggcggttGTGGGgacgggcccccccggcccccccgacCCGCGGCTGCGGGAACGCGGCGGGCTGGGACGAGCGGGAGCGTTCGTACTGGCGGGCGCTGCGGCGGCGGGTGCTgggcccgcccgcgccgcccttCGCCGCCCCCTGCCAGGTGGGAGCCCCGgtgctccgcgccgccgccgccgccgtgggCCCGGAGGGGTTGGGCGGCCCCGAGCTGcggcggctggcggcggcgctggcggccgGTTTGCGGCGGGGGCCGTGCCTGGGGCTGAGCGCCCCGCAGTTGGGCGTCCCGCTGCGGGTCTTCGCCGCCGAGCTGACCCCCGCCCGCTGCCACCGGTACCCGCCGGAGCTGCGCCGCGCCCACCGCATCGAGCCCTTCCCGCTCCGCCTGCTCGTCAACCCCGCGCTCCGCGTCCTCGACTCCCGCATCGTCACCGCCCCGGAGGGCTGCGCCAGCCTCCAGGGATTCTCCGCCTACGTCCCCCGCCACTGGGCCGTCCACGTCTCTG GCGTGGACGAGGCCGGGGAGCCGGTGAGCTGGGAGGCGACGGGCTGGGCCGCCCGCATCGTCCAGCACGAGATGGATCACCTGGACGGGATCCTCTACATCGACCGCATGGACCCTCGCACCTTCACCAACGTCAGCTGGAGGGAGCTGCTGGActga
- the COG8 gene encoding conserved oligomeric Golgi complex subunit 8 isoform X2, whose translation MAAVAEEARLLAWLRGPAAAGSGGPELSAYVAELAALGLAELGREPARLAAERARVGAETRRLAFEHYRAFIRSAECTGRAGRGFGGIESRLGSLLGRLPALQDACRNFMRDAEEIACSRRMNSLTLNRHTEILEILEIPQLMDTCVRNGYYEEALELAAYVRRLERKHSSIPVIQGIVDEVRQSAQLMLNQLIQQLRTNIQLPACLRVIGYLRRMDVFTEAELRIKFLQARDAWLRSIQASIPDDDPYFHITKTIEACRVHLFDIVTQYRAIFSDEEPLLPPEGQALNEGAIFHGWVLQKVSEFLRTLERDLRRGVGGRLDSLLGQCMYFGLSFSRVGADFRGQLAPLFQHVAAAAFRKAVEEAVEKFREEMNSYTLISTPAVLGGSGGVPVPTAQPGTLQPPMVLLDFPPLACFLNGLLVAFNDLRLCCPIALAQDVTASLEDALGEVTKTILAFHRAEEAAFSGREQELFVQFCTAFLEDLLPYLNRCLQVLFPPAQIAQALGVPPTQLQRFGRLGRIDVVALREPLAFLLPTPGEEELPQESTPHPEGEEAAVPRDPLPAPGQETPPGRGAPLPDVPAAAE comes from the exons ATGGCGGCGGTGGCGGAGGAGGCCCGGCTCCTGGCCTGGCtccgcggcccggcggcggcgggctccGGCGGCCCCGAGCTCTCCGCCTACGTGGCCGAGCTGGCGGCGCTGGGGCTGGCGGAGCTGGGCCGGGAGCCGGCGCGGTtggcggcggagcgggcgcggGTCGGGGCGGAGACGCGCCGCCTGGCCTTCGAGCACTACCGGGCCTTCATCCGCTCCGCCGAGTGCACCGGCCGCGCCGGCCGCGGCTTCGGCGGCATCGAGAGCCGCCTCGGCAGCCTGCTGGGCCGCCTACCCGCCCTCCAGGACGCCTGCCG GAACTTCATGCGCGACGCCGAGGAGATCGCCTGCAGCCGGCGCATGAACAGCCTGACGCTGAACCGGCACACGGAGATCCTGGAGATCCTGGAGATCCCGCAGCTCATGGACACCTGCGTCCGCAACGGCTACTACGAGGAAGCGCTGGAGCTTGCAGCCTACGTGCGCCGGCTGGAGAGGAAGCACAGCAGCATCCCCGTCATCCAG GGCATCGTGGACGAGGTGCGACAGTCTGCCCAGCTGATGCTGAACCAGCTCATCCAGCAGCTCCGCACCAACATCCAGCTGCCGGCCTGCCTGCGGGTCATCGGCTACCTGCGGCGCATGGACGTCTTCACGGAGGCCGAGCTGCGCATCAAGTTCCTGCAGGCGCGGGACGCCTGGCTGCGCTCCATCCAGGCCTCCATCCCCGACGACGACCCTTACTTCCACATCACCAAGACCATCGAGGCCTGCCGCGTCCACCTCTTCGACATCGTCACCCAGTACCGCGCCATCTTCTCCGACGAGGAGCCGCTCCTGCCCCCCGAGGGGCAGGCCCTCAACGAGGGGGCCATCTTCCACGGCTGGGTGCTGCAGAAGGTCTCCGAGTTCCTGCGGACGCTGGAGCGCGACCTCCGGCGCGGGGTGGGCGGCCGCTTGGACTCGCTGCTGGGGCAGTGCATGTACTTCGGGCTCTCCTTCAGCAGGGTGGGCGCCGATTTCCGCGGGCAGCTGGCCCCCCTCTTCCAGCACGTGGCCGCCGCCGCTTTCAGGAAGGCGGTGGAGGAGGCGGTGGAGAAGTTTCGGGAGGAGATGAATTCCTACACGCTCATCTCCACCCCGGCCGttctggggggcagcgggggggtgcCGGTGCCCACGGCCCAGCCGGGAACGCTGCAGCCGCCCATGGTGCTGCTGGATTTCCCGCCCCTCGCCTGCTTCCTCAATGGCCTCCTCGTCGCCTTCAATGACCTGCGGCTCTGCTGCCCCATCGCCCTGGCCCAGGATGTCACCGCCAGCCTGGAGGACGCGCTCGGCGAG GTGACCAAAACCATCCTGGCCTTCCACCGCGCGGAGGAGGCAGCTTTCAGCGGGCGGGAGCAGGAGCTCTTTGTCCAGTTCTGCACGGCCTTCCTGGAGGACCTGCTGCCCTACCTCAACCGCTGCCTCCAGGTCCTCTTTCCCCCGGCACAGATCGCGCAGGCGCTGG GCGTCCCCCCCACCCAGCTGCAGCGCTTCGGCCGCCTGGGCCGCATCGACGTGGTCGCCCTCAGGGAGCCGCTGGCTTTCCTCCTGCCGACGCCGGGTGAGGAGGAGCTGCCCCAGGAGAGCACCCCACACCCGGAGGGGGAAGAGGCAGCCGTGCCCAGGGACCCCCTGCCTGCTCCGGGGCAGGAAACGCCCCCAGGGAGGGGGGCTCCGCTGCCAGATGTCCCGGCAGCTGCCGAGTAG
- the COG8 gene encoding conserved oligomeric Golgi complex subunit 8 isoform X1 has translation MAAVAEEARLLAWLRGPAAAGSGGPELSAYVAELAALGLAELGREPARLAAERARVGAETRRLAFEHYRAFIRSAECTGRAGRGFGGIESRLGSLLGRLPALQDACRNFMRDAEEIACSRRMNSLTLNRHTEILEILEIPQLMDTCVRNGYYEEALELAAYVRRLERKHSSIPVIQGIVDEVRQSAQLMLNQLIQQLRTNIQLPACLRVIGYLRRMDVFTEAELRIKFLQARDAWLRSIQASIPDDDPYFHITKTIEACRVHLFDIVTQYRAIFSDEEPLLPPEGQALNEGAIFHGWVLQKVSEFLRTLERDLRRGVGGRLDSLLGQCMYFGLSFSRVGADFRGQLAPLFQHVAAAAFRKAVEEAVEKFREEMNSYTLISTPAVLGGSGGVPVPTAQPGTLQPPMVLLDFPPLACFLNGLLVAFNDLRLCCPIALAQDVTASLEDALGEVTKTILAFHRAEEAAFSGREQELFVQFCTAFLEDLLPYLNRCLQVLFPPAQIAQALAPPSHFLAGVPPTQLQRFGRLGRIDVVALREPLAFLLPTPGEEELPQESTPHPEGEEAAVPRDPLPAPGQETPPGRGAPLPDVPAAAE, from the exons ATGGCGGCGGTGGCGGAGGAGGCCCGGCTCCTGGCCTGGCtccgcggcccggcggcggcgggctccGGCGGCCCCGAGCTCTCCGCCTACGTGGCCGAGCTGGCGGCGCTGGGGCTGGCGGAGCTGGGCCGGGAGCCGGCGCGGTtggcggcggagcgggcgcggGTCGGGGCGGAGACGCGCCGCCTGGCCTTCGAGCACTACCGGGCCTTCATCCGCTCCGCCGAGTGCACCGGCCGCGCCGGCCGCGGCTTCGGCGGCATCGAGAGCCGCCTCGGCAGCCTGCTGGGCCGCCTACCCGCCCTCCAGGACGCCTGCCG GAACTTCATGCGCGACGCCGAGGAGATCGCCTGCAGCCGGCGCATGAACAGCCTGACGCTGAACCGGCACACGGAGATCCTGGAGATCCTGGAGATCCCGCAGCTCATGGACACCTGCGTCCGCAACGGCTACTACGAGGAAGCGCTGGAGCTTGCAGCCTACGTGCGCCGGCTGGAGAGGAAGCACAGCAGCATCCCCGTCATCCAG GGCATCGTGGACGAGGTGCGACAGTCTGCCCAGCTGATGCTGAACCAGCTCATCCAGCAGCTCCGCACCAACATCCAGCTGCCGGCCTGCCTGCGGGTCATCGGCTACCTGCGGCGCATGGACGTCTTCACGGAGGCCGAGCTGCGCATCAAGTTCCTGCAGGCGCGGGACGCCTGGCTGCGCTCCATCCAGGCCTCCATCCCCGACGACGACCCTTACTTCCACATCACCAAGACCATCGAGGCCTGCCGCGTCCACCTCTTCGACATCGTCACCCAGTACCGCGCCATCTTCTCCGACGAGGAGCCGCTCCTGCCCCCCGAGGGGCAGGCCCTCAACGAGGGGGCCATCTTCCACGGCTGGGTGCTGCAGAAGGTCTCCGAGTTCCTGCGGACGCTGGAGCGCGACCTCCGGCGCGGGGTGGGCGGCCGCTTGGACTCGCTGCTGGGGCAGTGCATGTACTTCGGGCTCTCCTTCAGCAGGGTGGGCGCCGATTTCCGCGGGCAGCTGGCCCCCCTCTTCCAGCACGTGGCCGCCGCCGCTTTCAGGAAGGCGGTGGAGGAGGCGGTGGAGAAGTTTCGGGAGGAGATGAATTCCTACACGCTCATCTCCACCCCGGCCGttctggggggcagcgggggggtgcCGGTGCCCACGGCCCAGCCGGGAACGCTGCAGCCGCCCATGGTGCTGCTGGATTTCCCGCCCCTCGCCTGCTTCCTCAATGGCCTCCTCGTCGCCTTCAATGACCTGCGGCTCTGCTGCCCCATCGCCCTGGCCCAGGATGTCACCGCCAGCCTGGAGGACGCGCTCGGCGAG GTGACCAAAACCATCCTGGCCTTCCACCGCGCGGAGGAGGCAGCTTTCAGCGGGCGGGAGCAGGAGCTCTTTGTCCAGTTCTGCACGGCCTTCCTGGAGGACCTGCTGCCCTACCTCAACCGCTGCCTCCAGGTCCTCTTTCCCCCGGCACAGATCGCGCAGGCGCTGG CCCCCCCCTCTCACTTTCTGGCAGGCGTCCCCCCCACCCAGCTGCAGCGCTTCGGCCGCCTGGGCCGCATCGACGTGGTCGCCCTCAGGGAGCCGCTGGCTTTCCTCCTGCCGACGCCGGGTGAGGAGGAGCTGCCCCAGGAGAGCACCCCACACCCGGAGGGGGAAGAGGCAGCCGTGCCCAGGGACCCCCTGCCTGCTCCGGGGCAGGAAACGCCCCCAGGGAGGGGGGCTCCGCTGCCAGATGTCCCGGCAGCTGCCGAGTAG
- the NIP7 gene encoding 60S ribosome subunit biogenesis protein NIP7 homolog isoform X1, translated as MRPLTEAETRAVFEKLGRYIGENIQLLVDRPDGTYCFRLHRDRVYYLSEKLLKVAASVPRDNLVSPGTCFGKFTKTQKFRLSVTALDFLAPYAKYKVWVKPGSEQSFLYGNHVLKSGLGRITENTAQYQGVVVYSMADVPLGFGVAAKSTQECRKVDPMAIVVFHQADVGEYVRNEDTLT; from the exons ATGCGGCCGCTGACCGAGGCGGAGACGCGGGCGGTGTTCGAGAAGCTGGGACGATA CATCGGCGAGAACATCCAGCTGCTGGTGGACCGGCCCGATGGCACCTACTGCTTCCGCCTGCACCGCGACCGCGTGTATTACCTGAG CGAGAAGCTGCTGAAAGTGGCCGCGAGCGTCCCCCGGGACAACCTGGTGTCGCCGGGCACCTGCTTCGGGAAGTTCACCAAAACGCAGAAATTCCGGCTCAGCGTCACGGCCCTGGATTTCCTCGCGCCCTACGCCAAG TACAAGGTGTGGGTGAAGCCCGGCTCGGAGCAATCCTTCCTCTATGGCAACCACGTCCTCAAGTCGGGCCTGGGCCGCATCACGGAGAACACGGCGCAGTACCAGGGCGTGGTGGTGTACTCCATGGCCGACGTCCCGCTG GGCTTTGGGGTGGCCGCCAAGTCCACGCAGGAGTGCCGGAAGGTGGATCCCATGGCCATCGTGGTGTTCCACCAGGCCGACGTCGGGGAGTACGTGCGGAATGAGGACACGCTGACCTAA
- the NIP7 gene encoding 60S ribosome subunit biogenesis protein NIP7 homolog isoform X2 has protein sequence MRPLTEAETRAVFEKLGRYIGENIQLLVDRPDGTYCFRLHRDRVYYLSEKLLKVAASVPRDNLVSPGTCFGKFTKTQKFRLSVTALDFLAPYAKGFGVAAKSTQECRKVDPMAIVVFHQADVGEYVRNEDTLT, from the exons ATGCGGCCGCTGACCGAGGCGGAGACGCGGGCGGTGTTCGAGAAGCTGGGACGATA CATCGGCGAGAACATCCAGCTGCTGGTGGACCGGCCCGATGGCACCTACTGCTTCCGCCTGCACCGCGACCGCGTGTATTACCTGAG CGAGAAGCTGCTGAAAGTGGCCGCGAGCGTCCCCCGGGACAACCTGGTGTCGCCGGGCACCTGCTTCGGGAAGTTCACCAAAACGCAGAAATTCCGGCTCAGCGTCACGGCCCTGGATTTCCTCGCGCCCTACGCCAAG GGCTTTGGGGTGGCCGCCAAGTCCACGCAGGAGTGCCGGAAGGTGGATCCCATGGCCATCGTGGTGTTCCACCAGGCCGACGTCGGGGAGTACGTGCGGAATGAGGACACGCTGACCTAA
- the TMED6 gene encoding transmembrane emp24 domain-containing protein 6 translates to MLLLLLLALLGPAGCPKTEPLSGSGQEPLFRGADRYDFAVVIPAGAVECFWQFAHQSGNFFFSYEVQRATGIGNNRNILATASDPNGFQLGVSQHVRGQINFLTKETGFYQLCLDNQQNHFGFMQVYLNFGVYYEGFNVENKQPEERKELNNTLEAIEVSIRKLQLHIFHMWRFYNFARMRKGADSFLLESNYNYVNWWSMAQSCVIVLSGVLQLYFLKRLFNVQNPSRQRC, encoded by the exons atgctgctgctgctgctcctggcgcTGCTGGGCCCCGCCGGCTGCCCCAAGACCGAGCCCCTGAGCGGCTCCGGCCAGGAGCCCCTCTTCCGCGGGGCAGATCGCTACGACTTCGCCGTCGTCATCCCCGCCGGCGCCGTGGAGTGCTTCTGGCAGTTCGCGCACCAGAGCGGCAACTTCTTCTTCAGCTACGAG GTCCAGCGGGCAACAGGGATCGGCAACAACAGGAACATCCTGGCCACAGCAAGCGACCCCAACGGCTTCCAGCTTGGCGTTTCCCAGCACGTGCGAGGACAGATCAACTTCCTCACCAAGGAGACAG GTTTCTACCAGCTGTGCCTGGACAACCAGCAAAACCATTTTGGCTTCATGCAGGTTTACCTCAACTTTGGTGTCTACTATGAAGGCTTCAACGTGGAAAACAAGCAACCAGAAGAGAGGAAAGAGCTGAACAACACCCTGGAGGCAATCGAG GTCAGCATCCGCAAGCTGCAGCTCCACATCTTCCACATGTGGCGGTTCTACAACTTTGCGCGGATGCGGAAAGGGGCCGACTCCTTCCTCCTGGAGTCCAACTACAACTACGTCAACTGGTGGTCGATGGCTCAGAGCTGCGTCATCGTCCTCTCCGGGGTGCTGCAGCTCTATTTCTTGAAGCGCCTCTTCAACGTGCAAAACCCCAGCCGGCAGAGGTGCTGA